From Aspergillus fumigatus Af293 chromosome 5, whole genome shotgun sequence, a single genomic window includes:
- a CDS encoding dolichyl-phosphate beta-glucosyltransferase has translation MAGESWIGTCVHCTKLLASVPLSVLLAAISATLLGSFVLFYVVLYLVAPEPRKPLPEEKRYRTLSEDGAVTQPEQLPCWQDALDRQKRPGRIFDHSHMEKAELFMSLVVPAYNEEDRLAGMLEEAVNYLERMYGTLAASSASNEKAGDAVRQRKPTNGYANGHATTMVTPSGKVPPEKGWEIIIVSDGSKDKTEEVAFAFARDHQLSLHPKGYAGPWTPTPHEGVHIPPGTIRVVTLAENRGKGGAVTHGMRHVRGQYVVFADADGASNFEDLGKLVTACRDIEDSDGRGVAVGSRAHMVGSEAVVKRSKLRNFLMHSFHLILWLMTPPKTATIKDTQCGFKLFSRASLPYIIPYMHSEGWIFDVEMLMLAEFSNIPVAEVPVGWREVKGSKLNVVRDSIGMAWGLAVLRAAWTLGVYKRT, from the exons ATGGCTGGGGAATCGTGGATTGGGACGTGCGTCCATTGCACAAAGCTGCTAGCCAGCGTGCCTCTTTCCGTCCTCCTGGCTGCCATATCCGCGACCCTTCTGGGGTCATTCGTTCTT TTCTACGTTGTCCTTTACCTCGTCGCACCCGAACCGCGAAAACCATTACCTGAGGAGAAGCGATACCGCACCCTTTCCGAGGATGGAGCAGTCACCCAACCCGAACAATTGCCCTGCTGGCAGGACGCCCTCGACCGGCAGAAACGTCCCGGTCGGATCTTTGACCATTCACATATGGAGAAGGCGGAGCTATTCATGTCCTTGGTGGTCCCTGCATACAACGAGGAGGACCGTCTGGCCGGCatgctggaggaggcggtcAACTACCTGGAGAGGATGTACGGGACACTTGCGGCATCATCTGCCTCGAACGAGAAGGCCGGAGACGCGGTCCGACAGCGGAAACCGACCAACGGCTATGCGAACGGGCATGCCACGACAATGGTCACGCCTAGCGGCAAGGTTCCACCTGAGAAGGGCTGGGAGATTATCATTGTCTCCGATGGGTCCAAGGATAAGACGGAGGAGGTCGCGTTTGCTTTTGCCCGCGACCACCAGCTTTCGTTGCATCCTAAGGGGTATGCTGGTCCTTGGACGCCGACGCCCCACGAGGGGGTCCATATTCCACCCGGCACGATCCGGGTAGTCACTCTGGCCGAGAATCGGGGAAAGGGCGGGGCGGTTACACATGGCATGCGGCATGTCCGCGGTCAGTACGTGGTGTTCGCGGATGCCGATGGGGCGAGCAATTTTGAAGACCTGGGGAAGCTGGTTACTGCTTGTCGGGACATTGAGGACTCGGACGGGCGTGGAGTAGCAGTGGGTTCGCGAGCGCACATGGTTGGCAGTGAGGCTGTTGTCAAG CGTTCGAAACTACGTAATTTCCTGATGCATTCGTTCCATCTGATCCTGTGGCTTATGACGCCTCCCAAAACAGCGACCATCAAAGACACCCAGTGTGGATTCAAGTTATTCTCCAGGGCCTCGCTGCCTTATATCATCCCCTATATGCACTCGGAAGGATGGATTTTCGACGTCGAGATGCTAATGCTGGCTGAATTCTCGAATATCCCGGTTGCAGAGGTGCCCGTGGGATGGAGAGAGGTCAAGGGGAGCAAGCTGAATGTCGTCCGCGATAGCATCGGTATGGCTTGGGGTCTGGCTGTCCTCCGGGCTGCATGGACATTGGGGGTCTACAAACGGACATGA
- a CDS encoding putative cell wall protein, with protein sequence MHNVKTLPALLCLLLAVGPTAVLSAPIADVASLDKRQVTHSNTDAASVVGAGIPDGPSFNQGDFFSTSSDEQRDEDCDEDEDNDGSSSSPSASSSSNTGAASFMNAGIPDGPSFNQNDFFSTSNDEDRDVGDGDDGSQSGFSTSTDAGNFATFGIPDGPSATFGKAFHHDYEEAHSKHPETTPVPEPSPPTPTVETPTSTPPAHTPTCAPPAPPSSAPPSSAPPSAPPTPTPPAPAPPAPAPPASTPSAPAPPSAPPAQTSEVPASAPPPAPPASVPEAPVAAPPPPAPAPPADHSCTCS encoded by the exons ATGCATAACGTCAAAACGCTCCCAGCGCTGCTGTGCCTTCTGCTCGCGGTTGGCCCTACTGCTGTTCTCTCTGCTCCCATTGCTGAT GTCGCAAGCCTGGACAAAAGGCAGGTCACTCACAGCAACACCGATGCTGCCTCCGTCGTGGGCGCCGGCATCCCCGATGGACCCAGCTTCAACCAAGGCGACTTCTTCTCCACAAGCAGCGATGAACAGCGCGATGAGGActgcgacgaggatgaggataaCGATGGCTCATCCTCTAGCCCGAGCGCGAGCTCAAGCAGCAACACCGGCGCCGCATCTTTCATGAACGCGGGCATCCCCGACGGACCCAGCTTCAACCAAAACGATTTCTTCTCTACGAGCAACGATGAGGACCGCGATGTGGGCGATGGTGACGATGGCTCGCAGTCGGGTTTCAGCACCAGTACTGACGCAGGCAACTTCGCCACGTTTGGTATCCCCGACGGCCCCAGCGCTACCTTTGGAAAAGCCTTTCACCATGATTATGAGGAGGCTCACTCCAAGCACCCCGAGACTACACCTGTTCCTGAGCCTAGTCCGCCTACGCCTACTGTAGAGACGCCTACCTCGACCCCTCCGGCTCATACCCCTACTTGCGCTCCTCcggctcctccttcttctgctcctccttcttctgctcctccttctgccCCTCCTACTCCTACtcctcctgcccctgctcctcctgcccctgctcctcctgcttctaCTCCCTCTGCCCCGGCTCCTCCTTCGGCACCTCCTGCGCAGACTTCTGAAGTTCCTGcctcagctcctcctccggcgcctcctgcttctgtccCTGAAGCTCCTGTCGCTGCCCCCCCTCCACCAGCGCCAGCTCCCCCCGCTGATCATTCCTGTACCTGCAGTTGA
- the atg3 gene encoding ATG3/ATG10 family protein: MNILHSTLSTWRDRLAPVSRTSTFRTTGQITPEEFVLAGDYLVYKFPTWSWADASSPAKRVSYLPPGKQFLVTRGVPCHRRLNENFAGDAGHEDEIVRDMLSGADADDDDGWLRTGGGRDLAEKQAERIKDVRTVDESGNMGEQEDDEEDIPDMEDDDDDEEAIIREPAGKSTTQPTRTYNLYITYSNFYRTPRLYLSGYLSPSEPLPPHLMMEDIVGDYKDKTVTLEDFPWFDGGVKMASVHPCRHASVMKTLLDRADAALKIRRDKLKQAHSADQANRINSERGLEGLVDETRGLSLNEQQGHAAGGDEWEVLQHDEEDQVAIRVDQYLVVFLKFIASVTPGIEHDFTMGV, from the exons ATGAACATCCTCCACTCCACCTTATCAACCTGGCGGGATCGCCTGGCCCCTGTCTCCCGCACCTCCACCTTCCGCACCACCGGCCAAATCACCCCAGAGGAGTTCGTGTTGGCAGGCGACTACCTCGTCTACAAGTTCCCGACATGGTCCTGGGCCGATGCCTCCTCCCCCGCCAAGCGAGTCTCGTACCTACCCCCTGGAAAGCAGTTCCTAGTCACCCGCGGGGTCCCCTGCCACCGACGGCTGAACGAGAACTTCGCCGGCGACGCAGGCCACGAGGACGAGATCGTCCGGGATATGTTGTCCGGTGCGGACGcggacgacgacgacgggtGGCTGCGTACAGGCGGGGGCCGCGATCTGGCCGAGAAGCAGGCGGAGCGGATAAAGGATGTGAGGACGGTGGATGAATCGGGGAATATGGGCGAGcaagaggacgacgaagaggataTCCCGGATAtggaggacgatgatgatgacgaggaggcgaTTATCCGGGAGCCGGCGGGGAAGTCGACGACGCA GCCAACACGCACTTATAATCTCTACATCACATACTCGAACTTCTACCGCACCCCGCGCCTCTACCTGTCCGGCTACCTTTCTCCCTCCGAACCCCTGCCCCCGCACCTCATGATGGAGGACATCGTCGGCGACTACAAGGACAAGACCGTGACGCTGGAAGACTTCCCCTGGTTCGACGGCGGCGTCAAAATGGCCTCCGTGCACCCCTGCCGCCACGCATCCGTCATGAAGACCCTCCTCGACCGCGCCGACGCTGCCCTCAAGATACGCCGCGATAAGCTCAAGCAGGCTCATTCGGCGGATCAGGCGAACAGGATCAACTCCGAGCGTGGGCTGGAGGGCTTGGTGGACGAGACGCGGGGCTTATCGCTGAATGAGCAGCAGGGGCATGCCGCCGGTGGAGATGAATGGGAGGTGCTGCAgcatgatgaggaagaccaGGTTGCTATCCGGGTTGATCAGTACCTGGTTGTGTTTTTGAAATTTATCGCTAGTGTAACGCCCGGGATTGAGCATGACTTTACCATGGGTGTATAA
- a CDS encoding putative cyclin has product MAPPAVTALQHLSNALATPEQLSSSSSSIDGVTPDLEASLRFAGAQLTHAAGILLRLSQDIIAQAIVTYTRFWIGPEGGSMRIYSVKDVSAAALYLTAKLSFQPTSPRSVLNVYNFLLSKDASPLWFVNPRGVTDKPAPETYVLSEGGYQRQRAVLLRIESVILRTLGFNTHVALPHTVALTYLQTLGVSSSDVARRVFEHLNGSLLSPQLLYVTHQPNALAVAAIYLAAREKGVKLVDGEWWEVFDVDREELGFLVVAMGSLEGFARAELDKWKTRTVPMNVEELEAEIERRRMMEEGE; this is encoded by the exons ATGGCACCCCCAGCTGTAACCGCATTGCAGCATCTCTCCAATGCCCTCGCAACTCCCGAGCAATTATCTAGCTCCTCGTCGTCCATTGATGGCGTCACTCCCGACCTAGAGGCATCTCTCCGATTTGCGGGCGCGCAGCTTACCCACGCAGCTGGCATCCTGCTACGTCTGTCGCAGGACATCATTGCGCAGGCCATCGTGACTTATACTCGCTTTTGGATCGGCCCTGAAGGGGGAAGCATGCGTATTTATTCAGTGAAG GACGTCTCCGCCGCAGCTCTGTATCTGACCGCGAAGCTTTCATTCCAGCCAACCTCACCTCGATCGGTCCTCAACGTCTACAACTTCCTCTTGTCCAAAGACGCGTCTCCACTATGGTTCGTCAATCCTAGAGGGGTAACAGATAAGCCCGCCCCGGAAACGTACGTTCTCTCCGAAGGAGGCTACCAGAGGCAGCGCGCCGTCCTCCTCCGAATCGAATCGGTCATTCTTCGCACACTGGGCTTCAACACACATGTCGCCCTACCGCATACAGTCGCCCTGACGTACCTGCAGACCCTCGGCGTTTCTTCATCAGATGTAGCCCGGAGGGTATTCGAGCACTTGAATGGGTCTCTGTTGTCGCCGCAATTACTCTACGTCACACACCAACCGAATGCGCTTGCTGTCGCGGCCATATACCTCGCTGCTCGGGAAAAGGGCGTAAAGCTGGTGGATGGGGAGTGGTGGGAGGTCTTTGACGTCGATCGGGAGGAGCTGGGGTTCTTGGTTGTGGCTATGGGGAGCTTGGAAGGATTTGCAAGGGCGGAGCTCGACAAATGGAAGACGCGGACGGTGCCGATGAATGTGGAGGAATTAGAAGCTGAGATTGAACGACGcaggatgatggaggagggcGAGTGA
- a CDS encoding translocon subunit SEC61, whose translation MSGLRFLDLIKPFTPLLPEVAAPETKVPFNQKLMWTGLTLLIFLVMSQMPLYGIVSSDTSDPLYWLRMMLASNRGTLMELGITPIISSGMVFQLLAGTHLIDVNLDLKTDRELYQTAQKLFAIILSFGQACVYVLTGLYGQPSDLGAGICVLLIVQLVVAGLVVILLDELLQKGYGLGSGISLFIATNICESIVWKAFSPTTINTGRGPEFEGAIIALFHLLLTWPDKQRALREAFYRQNLPNIMNLLATLLVFAAVIYLQGFRVEIPVKSSRQRGMRGSYPVRLFYTSNMPIMLQSALCSNIFLVSQMLYSRFSDNLLVRLLGVWEPRDGSAQLHAASGIAYYMSPPLNFKEALLDPIHTAVYITFMLVACALFSKTWIEVSGSAPRDVAKQLKDQGLVMAGHREQSMYKELKRIIPTAAAFGGACIGALSVTSDLLGALGSGTGILLAVTIIYGYFEIAAREGDIGSGLKGLVPGN comes from the exons ATGAGCGGAC TTCGATTTCTTGATCTAATCAAGCCCTTCACGCCCCTCCTGCCGGAGGTGGCAGCTCCCGAGACCAAGGTGCCCTTCAACCAGAAGTTGATGTGGACGGGG TTAACattgttgatcttcttggtcaTGAGTCAGATGCCTCTTTACGGCATTGTCTCATCCGACACCTCGGATCCCCTGTACTGGCTGCGTATGATGCTGGCCAGTAACCGTGGTACCCTGATGGAGCTGGGTATCACCCCTATCATCTCCTCTGGCATGGTTTTCCAG CTCCTCGCTGGAACGCACCTCATCGATGTCAACCTTGACCTCAAGACCGATCGCGAACTTTACCAGACCGCCCAGAAGCTTTTCGCCATCATCCTGTCCTTCGGCCAGGCTTGTGTCTACGTGTTGACTGGACTCTACGGCCAGCCCAGTGACCTTGGTGCTGGCATTTGTGTTCTGTTGATCGTTCAGCTTGTTGTCGCGGGTCTGGTTGTCATCCTCCTGGATGAGCTGCTCCAGAAGGGATACGGTCTTGGAAGCGGCATCTCGCTGTTCATTGCCACCAACATCTGCGAATCGATCGTCTGGAAGGCCTTCTCCCCCACTACCATCAACACTGGCCGTGGCCCCGAGTTTGAGGGTGCCATCATTGCTCTCTTCCACCTGCTCTTGACCTGGCCCGACAAACAGCGTGCTCTGCGCGAAGCTTTCTACCGTCAGAATTTGCCTAATATCATGAACCTGCTGGCTACTcttctcgtcttcgctgCTGTCATCTACCTCCAGGGCTTCCGTGTTGAGATCCCCGTCAAGTCCTCCCGCCAGCGTGGCATGCGTGGCTCCTACCCCGTCCGCCTGTTCTACACCTCCAACATGCCCATCATGCTGCAGTCTGCTCTGTGCTCcaacatcttcctcgttAGCCAGATGCTGTACTCGCGTTTCTCCGACAACCTCCTCGTCAGACTCCTTGGTGTTTGGGAACCCCGCGATGGCTCTGCCCAGCTTCACGCTGCTTCGGGTATCGCTTACTACATGTCCCCTCCCCTCAACTTCAAGGAGGCTCTCCTTGACCCCATTCACACGGCTGTATACATCACTTTCATGCTGGTTGCCTGCgccctcttctccaagaCCTGGATTGAGGTCTCTGGCTCTGCCCCTCGCGATGTCGCCAAGCAGCTGAAGGACCAGGGTCTTGTAATGGCCGGCCACCGCGAACAGAGCATGTATAAGGAGCTTAAGAGAATCATTCCTACTGCTGCCGCCTTTGGTGGTGCCTGCATTGGTGCCCTCTCCGTCACCTCCGACCTGCTCGGCGCCCTTGGCAGCGGTACTGGTATCCTCCTTGCCGTGAC TATCATCTACGGCTACTTTGAAATTGCTGCTCGTGAAGGCGATATCGGGTCGGGCCTCAAGGGCCTTGTTCCCGGTAACTAA
- a CDS encoding putative ABC bile acid transporter, giving the protein MQTLAAFCLIADISSTALVILLTVPAIRTLLESAVRRFHGLNRYLCEFYVDQDGEANRASIAATKKKFERMFITVAVIGGGITASTRAVVLGAMFSFNIWAQIVHWILQLVQSTALVMENSPTTRYSLGWKQALSASVTITSLAWELFARHKTGLLDDFHSYIIGVEIGAATLIVIISLSLPRRPDVYRHGTLVDRELTTSFLGRMTFSWASHLIQQISRKSGEDIGNLPELDFDTRAENLQGSFVQSHAKAACHGKSRTPLWKVLVFSNRRHLLFQLALSVPASFLAFGPHLSLLRILQILEKRSGANEDATADLWFWALALGICTSLSAWLEAWIGWIASNKIAIRVYEQLSAVMFHKALHSIAPSQDDVKGSGEEDCAQGTQVAVNLVAVDVPRIAGIATFLYSFVLAPMKLGAACGLLQHVLGWKSLLAGITTLALLMLLNHACMARYTLAGKNLMACRDRKIIALTEALRGIRQIKFSAAEDRWEEQLNQLRDAELLAQATSFRWNVTCFSLWVLAPILLSVASLSVYTISHGELTASVAFTAISALTSIENALSTLPELITNATDALISMKRIANFLDAPERNSSTVLLSPSIRFDNATVAWPDSTQTSDVSPGTRFVLRNLTVHFPEHGLSLVCGRTGSGKSLLLSAILGECEILEGIVKRPSIRSMYKRPGPGEDWIIDSATAYVAQTPWVEAATIRQNILFGMPFNGERYKKVLFACALVRDLQMLEGGDLTEVGPNGVNLSGGQKARISLARALYSRAGIIIMDDIFSAVDVHTAQHLYEHALTGELATRRTRILVTHHVRLCLPRVDYVAYLDSGNLIFAASLTQMRHSSVLEELLRSQFDVDNTAAVYEIPEASASQDRLACFNERCQSCPADLRLAQHPIVSKRPRNFIEEESLEKGAIPLSVFRRYIQKCGGLRAWVVLALCFATYTGLALGKGRWLGLWSGQRSSLLASSGVSPELQLYLGVYIALSVIVWIVGSLRSYLALTASLQASRCLFSQVLHVVFRAPLRWLDTVPLGRILNRFTADFNMIDSRLGFDITLLLGEGMQALGAVIAGILVSPVIIVSSGIVAWVCGWYASQYLTAARQLKRLESISRSPIYELLSSSLSGLWTIRSYQRVDSFINRMHGLIDRHARVYWNLCLLNHWLNLRVSMSGALFTTAAAMTFTLLQDLKASSTGFAISFIIQLSAALAMAIRMYVMFDLDMNCVERVLEYSEIKTERYDGQDAPAAWPSKGRLQVENLSVAYAPNHPLVLRGVSFAAEPNERIGIVGRTGAGKSSLALALFRFLEAQEGRILIDDVDISQIKLHHLRPRMGIIPQDPTLFAGTIRSNLDPFHEHDDSDLLAVLDRVQWLAQYGSTSSTERETAAKAPSWQSSSPESLQEKTHMSPLDTRVAEGGSNLSQGQRQLLCLARAMLTAPKILVLDEATSAVDTATDKVIQKSIRSGFGQGSTTMLVIAHRISTVADFDRILVLDAGKVVEFASPRALMQLKNGVFRRMVEEDGESEHLKRVIFRNV; this is encoded by the exons ATGCAAACACTGGCAGCATTCTGTCTGATAGCTGACATCAGCAGCACCGCTCTGGTTATTCTCCTGACGGTTCCTGCTATTCGAACCTTACTCGAGTCTGCAGTGAGGCGCTTTCATGGATTGAACCGGTATCTTTGCGAATTCTACGTCGACCAGGATGGAGAAGCGAACAGAGCGTCGATTGCCgcgaccaagaagaagttTGAGAGGATGTTCATTACTGTCGCTGTCATCGGCGGGGGTATAACAGCTTCAACGCGGGCAGTTGTGCTTGGAGCAATGTTTTCCTTCAACATTTGGGCACAGATCGTTCACTGG ATCCTTCAACTCGTTCAATCAACTGCCCTTGTCATGGAAAATTCGCCCACAACTCGGTACTCTTTAGGATGGAAGCAAGCACTCAGTGCTTCAGTCACCATCACTAGCCTTGCATGGGAGCTGTTCGCAAGACACAAGACTGGCCTTTTGGATGATTTCCACTCTTATATAATAGGTGTTGAAATTGGTGCAGCGACACTGATCGTGATCATAAGCCTCTCGCTGCCTCGACGTCCGGATGTATACCGACATGGAACCCTGGTTGATAGAGAGCTTACTACGTCCTTTCTTGGACGCATGACGTTCAGTTGGGCTAGTCACCTTATTCAACAGATTTCTCGCAAAAGCGGCGAAGACATTGGCAATCTGCCGGAGTTGGATTTCGACACTCGAGCAGAAAACCTTCAAGGATCTTTCGTACAATCACACGCTAAGGCTGCATGCCATGGAAAGAGCAGGACACCCTTATGGAAAGTTCTTGTGTTTTCGAATCGCCGACATCTCCTGTTCCAACTTGCTCTTTCAGTCCCGGCGAGCTTCCTTGCGTTCGGGCCCcatctttcccttcttcgAATTCTTCAGATTCTCGAGAAACGCTCTGGGGCGAACGAAGATGCTACTGCAGATCTTTGGTTCTGGGCGTTGGCATTGGGGATATGTACAAGTCTATCTGCGTGGCTTGAGGCTTGGATTGGTTGGATTGCTTCTAATAAGATTGCTATTAGAGTGTACGAACAGCTCTCTGCTGTCATGTTCCACAAGGCCTTGCACTCGATAGCACCGAGTCAGGACGATGTGAAGGGCAGCGGGGAAGAAGACTGTGCTCAAGGTACACAAGTTGCTGTGAATCTTGTCGCTGTGGATGTGCCACGAATCGCTGGAATTGCAACTTTCCTCTACAGCTTTGTTCTAGCGCCGATGAAACTTGGAGCCGCCTGTGGGCTCCTGCAGCACGTCCTTGGCTGGAAGAGCCTCTTGGCGGGAATAACTACTTTAGCCCTCCTCATGCTTCTGAATCATGCCTGTATGGCTAGATATACTCTGGCAGGGAAAAATCTGATGGCCTGTCGTGACCGCAAAATCATCGCTTTGACGGAGGCCCTTCGTGGTATACGACAGATTAAGTTCTCTGCGGCCGAGGATAGGTGGGAAGAACAGCTGAACCAACTCAGGGATGCAGAATTGCTTGCCCAGGCGACCAGCTTTCGGTGGAATGTGACATGTTTCTCCCTTTGGGTTCTGGCCCCGATCCTTCTATCGGTAGCATCTCTCTCCGTCTACACTATCAGCCATGGAGAGCTTACGGCATCTGTTGCCTTTACCGCGATTTCTGCTCTTACTTCGATCGAGAATGCTTTGTCTACTCTTCCAGAGCTGATTACAAACGCAACGGATGCCTTGATCAGCATGAAGCGCATTGCTAACTTTCTGGACGCCCCTGAAAGAAACTCCTCTACAGTACTACTATCGCCCAGCATCCGCTTCGACAATGCCACAGTCGCCTGGCCAGATAGTACTCAAACCAGCGATGTTTCGCCAGGAACACGCTTTGTGCTGCGGAACTTGACTGTCCACTTTCCTGAACATGGATTGAGCCTTGTGTGTGGCCGAACGGGCTCTGGCAAAAGCTTGTTGCTTTCTGCGATACTTGGCGAATGCGAAATTCTGGAAGGTATAGTCAAAAGGCCATCAATTAGAAGCATGTACAAGCGTCCTGGACCCGGAGAAGATTGGATAATAGACTCTGCCACAGCTTATGTTGCTCAGACTCCGTGGGTAGAAGCAGCTACGATCCGCCAGAACATCTTGTTCGGAATGCCGTTCAATGGGGAACGGTATAAAAAAGTTCTCTTCGCATGTGCTTTAGTCCGAGATCTGCAAATGCTGGAAGGTGGTGACCTCACTGAAGTCGGACCCAATGGAGTGAATCTGAGTGGCGGCCAGAAAGCACGCATCTCTCTAGCTCGTGCTCTTTACAGCCGCGCGGGCATCATAATCATGGACGACATCTTCAGTGCAGTTGATGTTCACACCGCGCAACATCTGTATGAGCATGCTCTAACCGGCGAACTTGCAACTCGCCGCACTAGGATCCTCGTCACGCATCATGTGCGACTCTGTCTACCGCGGGTGGACTACGTGGCCTATTTAGACAGCGGGAATCTCATATTCGCTGCATCTTTGACTCAGATGCGACACAGCAGCGTActcgaggagcttctccGCAGTCAGTTCGACGTGGATAATACAGCAGCTGTGTATGAGATTCCCGAAGCATCGGCGTCCCAGGACCGTTTGGCATGCTTCAACGAAAGATGTCAAAGCTGCCCGGCAGATCTTCGGTTAGCACAGCATCCAATTGTTTCTAAACGTCCGAGAAATTTCATCGAGGAGGAATCCCTTGAAAAGGGGGCCATTCCCTTGAGCGTCTTTCGTCGATACATCCAGAAATGCGGCGGACTGCGGGCATGGGTCGTGCTGGCTCTCTGCTTTGCCACATATACTGGCCTGGCGCTCGGAAAA GGCCGGTGGCTGGGCTTATGGAGTGGGCAAAGAAGTTCACTGTTGGCCTCGTCTGGGGTATCACCTGAGCTACAGCTCTACCTAGGAGTATACATCGCTCTGTCGGTCATTGTTTGGATAGTAGGCTCATTGAGGTCCTACCTTGCACTCACCGCATCGCTTCAAGCTTCGCGATGCCTTTTCAGCCAAGTATTGCACGTTGTCTTCCGAGCACCACTTCGTTGGCTGGACACTGTGCCGTTAGGCCGTATTTTGAACCGATTTACGGCGGACTTCAACATGATTGACTCACGTCTGGGGTTCGATATAACGCTTCTGTTAGGTGAGGGCATGCAAGCGCTAGGCGCCGTCATTGCTGGAATACTAGTCAGTCCTGTCATCATCGTTTCCTCTGGAATTGTAGCGTGGGTGTGCGGCTGGTACGCGAGCCAGTATCTGACCGCGGCACGACAATTGAAACGTCTTGAAAGTATAAGCCGAAGCCCCATCTATGAGCTGCTTTCTTCCTCACTTAGCGGGCTCTGGACGATCCGTTCCTATCAAAGGGTTGATTCATTCATCAATAGAATGCATGGACTGATCGATCGACATGCTCGTGTCTATTGGAATCTTTGCCTCTTGAATCATTGGCTGAATCTCCGTGTCAGCATGAGCGGTGCTCTGTTTACGACTGCAGCGGCTATGACGTTCACTCTCCTGCAAGATCTGAAAGCGTCATCAACCGGTTTCGCGATCAGTTTTATCATTCAGCTGAGCGCAGCGCTTGCCATGGCGATCAGAATGTATGTCATGTTCGACTTGGACATGAATTGCGTGGAAAGAGTGTTGGAGTACTCTGAGATCAAGACAGAACGATACGATGGCCAAGATGCCCCGGCTGCATGGCCGTCCAAAGGCCGTTTGCAAGTCGAAAATCTATCGGTGGCCTACGCGCCTAACCACCCATTGGTTCTCCGCGGTGTAAGCTTTGCAGCCGAGCCTAATGAACGAATCGGGATAGTAGGTCGCACCGGAGCGGGCAAGTCGTCGCTGGCGTTGGCTCTATTTCGGTTTCTCGAAGCTCAGGAAGGGCGCATTCTCATCGATGACGTCGACATCAGCCAGATCAAGCTCCATCATCTGCGTCCTCGAATGGGTATTATCCCGCAAGATCCGACACTGTTTGCCGGCACGATCCGGTCCAACCTCGATCCTTTCCACGAGCATGATGACAGCGATTTGCTTGCTGTTTTGGATCGCGTTCAATGGTTAGCACAATATGGTAGCACGTCCTCGACGGAGAGAGAAACAGCGGCTAAAGCGCCCAGCTGGCAGTCATCATCTCCGGAATCTTTGCAAGAAAAGACACACATGTCTCCCCTCGACACTCGTGTCGCCGAGGGAGGATCGAACCTTTCGCAGGGCCAGCGGCAACTGCTCTGCCTAGCTCGTGCCATGCTTACTGCACCCAAGATCCTTGTGCTGGATGAAGCCACATCGGCCGTAGATACTGCTACTGACAAGGTGATCCAGAAGTCTATCCGCTCCGGCTTTGGGCAAGGGTCAACAACGATGCTTGTGATTGCGCATCGTATCAGTACCGTCGCTGACTTTGATCGGATTCTGGTGCTCGACGCAGGTAAAGTGGTAGAATTCGCTTCTCCACGGGCTCTCATGCAGCTAAAGAACGGGGTATTCCGGCGAatggtggaagaggatggagagagcGAGCATCTAAAACGGGTGATATTTCGCAATGTCTGA